The Impatiens glandulifera chromosome 3, dImpGla2.1, whole genome shotgun sequence genome contains a region encoding:
- the LOC124928944 gene encoding pentatricopeptide repeat-containing protein At5g56310: MLLLSLTSIAFSARQSSRSITCALSLLNNVHQHRCCCFFSSALESEDRNDIQLQLTLSLINSKQCLHPIRINQAHCFIFKIGLDQDNIILGKFIESCSDLGLSDIAYSVFIHRLRSTTIPPPNVFLYNTVIKAMSRDPQTAKYAISLYNDIRLLAGLRPDNYSLPYTLKAVSRMSEVGIGRQIHCQAVGMGMESCVSVSTSLVQMYSACGCVFDARKVFDETCNRDVALWNAIVACYAKIGAMEVARELFEATIQRNVISWTTLVAGYVQSNKANEAVSIFRRMLLEEGVKPDEVTMVAALSACAHLGDGELGRWIHRYIDEHSLRQTIPLCNSLIEMYAKSGDITTAVNFFENMKQRSVVTWTTIISGMAIHGLEEEARGMLSRMEMSRIKPNKVTFTAILSACSHAGLIEMGNWVFYNMESRFGVKAEDEHYGCMVDLLGRCGYLKEARELIEANNNNKNRAAASAAAMWGSLLAASKIHGNVELAEEAMRRLIKLEPDNSGNYLLLSNVYAGHGLWSESGLTRKVMKDNGVSKVAGESSIEVNNAVYRFGSREISHPETKKICRLLCNLKDQMKTACNEVI, translated from the coding sequence TTCTAGATCAATAACTTGCGCACTTTCACTGCTCAACAATGTTCATCAACACCGCTgttgttgttttttttcatCAGCTTTGGAATCGGAGGATAGAAATGATATTCAACTCCAGCTAACTCTCTCCTTGATCAATTCAAAGCAATGTCTACATCCAATCCGCATCAATCAAGCTCATTGTTTCATCTTCAAAATTGGTCTCGATCAGGACAACATCATACTCGGCAAATTTATCGAGTCTTGCTCCGACCTAGGCTTATCGGACATTGCTTACTCAGTCTTCATCCATCGGCTAAGATCAACGACGATCCCACCGCCGAACGTTTTCCTCTACAACACCGTGATCAAGGCTATGTCTCGTGATCCTCAAACTGCAAAATATGCCATCTCTCTTTACAACGATATTCGTTTACTTGCAGGTTTACGGCCTGATAATTATTCTTTACCGTATACATTGAAAGCGGTTTCTCGAATGTCTGAAGTTGGCATCGGGAGACAGATCCATTGTCAAGCTGTTGGCATGGGAATGGAGAGCTGCGTTTCAGTGTCTACCTCCCTGGTTCAAATGTATTCTGCTTGTGGGTGCGTCTTTGATGCACGCAAGGTGTTTGATGAAACGTGCAACAGAGATGTTGCCTTGTGGAACGCGATTGTTGCTTGCTATGCTAAAATCGGTGCAATGGAAGTGGCAAGAGAACTGTTTGAAGCTACGATTCAGAGAAATGTTATATCCTGGACTACACTTGTTGCAGGCTATGTTCAGAGTAATAAGGCGAATGAAGCTGTCTCCATTTTCAGGAGAATGCTGCTGGAGGAAGGTGTAAAGCCAGATGAGGTGACAATGGTGGCAGCTCTTTCCGCTTGTGCCCATTTGGGAGATGGAGAATTAGGTCGATGGATTCACAGGTACATCGATGAGCATAGTTTACGTCAAACAATCCCACTTTGCAACTCGCTCATAGAAATGTATGCCAAATCTGGAGACATAACAACGGCtgtaaatttttttgaaaatatgaagCAAAGAAGTGTTGTGACATGGACAACGATAATATCAGGAATGGCAATACACGGGCTTGAAGAAGAAGCTCGTGGGATGCTCTCTCGAATGGAAATGTCTCGGATTAAACCAAACAAAGTCACTTTCACCGCTATTCTTTCAGCTTGCAGCCACGCCGGTCTAATTGAAATGGGTAATTGGGTATTCTACAACATGGAATCGAGATTCGGGGTTAAAGCCGAGGATGAGCATTACGGTTGCATGGTCGATCTACTAGGACGATGCGGTTACCTCAAAGAAGCCCGTGAGCTAATTGAagctaataataataacaagaaCCGTGCAGCAGCATCAGCAGCAGCGATGTGGGGGTCTCTTCTTGCAGCATCGAAAATCCATGGAAATGTTGAACTAGCTGAGGAGGCTATGAGAAGGTTAATAAAGTTGGAGCCAGATAATAGCGGGAATTACTTGCTCTTGTCTAATGTGTATGCTGGTCATGGATTGTGGAGTGAATCTGGTCTGACGAGGAAGGTGATGAAGGATAATGGAGTTTCGAAAGTAGCTGGTGAGAGTTCAATCGAAGTGAACAACGCTGTTTATAGGTTTGGTTCGAGAGAGATTTCGCATCCAGAAACGAAAAAGATTTGCAGATTATTGTGTAACTTAAAGGACCAGATGAAAACCGCGTGCAACGAAGTTATATAA